The Sinomonas sp. P10A9 genome includes a window with the following:
- a CDS encoding LamB/YcsF family protein produces MATIDLNSDVGESYGNWTFGDDAAIFESVSSANVACGFHAGDPRGIRATLEAAASAGVVVGAHPAYRDLAGFGRRFIDVAPDELTDEVIYQIGALQGLARAAGTEVRYVKPHGGLYNAIVHHEAQAKAVAKAVAEVAPHLPLLVLPNSEIQRAAEAAGLRTVVEAFADRAYTPEGTLVSRREPGSVLHDLDEIVEHVLRLLDGKVRAIDGTHVAVTADSICVHGDTPGAVAMAARIRASITGAGFDIASFA; encoded by the coding sequence ATGGCCACCATCGACCTCAACAGCGACGTCGGCGAGTCGTACGGCAACTGGACGTTCGGCGACGACGCGGCGATCTTCGAGAGCGTCTCGAGCGCCAACGTCGCGTGCGGCTTCCACGCCGGTGATCCCCGCGGTATCCGCGCAACGCTCGAGGCCGCGGCCTCGGCCGGCGTCGTCGTCGGGGCGCACCCGGCCTACCGTGACCTCGCGGGCTTCGGACGGCGTTTCATCGACGTCGCGCCGGACGAGCTGACCGACGAGGTCATCTACCAGATCGGCGCCCTGCAGGGCCTAGCCCGCGCGGCGGGCACCGAGGTCCGCTACGTCAAGCCCCACGGCGGGCTCTACAACGCGATCGTCCACCACGAGGCCCAGGCGAAGGCCGTCGCGAAGGCAGTCGCCGAGGTCGCTCCCCACCTGCCGCTCCTCGTCCTGCCCAACTCAGAGATCCAACGGGCCGCCGAGGCCGCGGGCCTGCGCACTGTCGTGGAGGCCTTCGCCGACCGCGCCTACACTCCCGAAGGCACGCTCGTGTCCCGCCGCGAGCCGGGCTCGGTGCTCCACGACCTCGACGAGATCGTCGAGCACGTCCTGCGCCTCCTCGACGGCAAGGTCCGCGCCATCGACGGCACTCACGTGGCCGTCACGGCAGACAGCATCTGCGTGCACGGCGACACCCCCGGCGCCGTCGCCATGGCGGCCCGCATCCGGGCCTCGATCACGGGCGCCGGATTCGACATCGCGAGCTTCGCGTGA
- a CDS encoding DUF969 domain-containing protein, translating to MLVLIGVLLVIVGFAIRLNPLVVVTVSGIVTALLGGLNPIQILDAFGSGFASSRSVTIFAAVLPVIGIIEYFGLQEQAKNLIGKLARLTAGRVLLAYLAIRQITAAVGLTSIGGHAQTVRPLVFPMAEGAAMRRYGHVPEKVKEKIKGHSAAADNVGVFFGEDVFVAVGSILLITTFVDTTYHLHLEPLQLAVWAIPTAIAAFLIHGFRLLRLDRALDREYANTTKTDEAAEAAEGAL from the coding sequence ATGCTTGTACTCATCGGGGTACTTCTGGTCATCGTTGGCTTCGCCATCCGACTGAACCCCCTCGTCGTCGTCACCGTGTCGGGCATCGTCACCGCCCTCCTCGGTGGCCTGAATCCCATCCAGATCCTTGATGCGTTCGGCTCCGGCTTCGCCAGCAGCCGCTCGGTGACGATCTTCGCGGCAGTGCTGCCCGTGATCGGGATCATCGAGTACTTCGGCCTCCAGGAACAGGCCAAGAACCTCATCGGCAAGCTCGCCAGGCTCACCGCCGGCCGAGTCCTCCTGGCCTACCTCGCCATCCGCCAGATCACCGCGGCCGTCGGGCTCACGAGCATCGGCGGCCACGCCCAGACGGTCCGGCCGCTCGTCTTCCCGATGGCCGAGGGCGCCGCGATGCGCCGCTACGGCCACGTGCCCGAGAAGGTCAAGGAGAAGATCAAGGGCCACTCCGCCGCGGCGGACAACGTGGGCGTGTTCTTCGGCGAGGACGTCTTCGTGGCCGTTGGCTCGATCCTGCTTATCACCACGTTCGTGGACACGACCTATCACCTGCACCTCGAGCCGCTCCAGCTCGCCGTCTGGGCCATCCCGACCGCCATCGCGGCCTTCCTGATCCACGGCTTCCGGCTCCTGCGTCTCGACCGGGCCCTGGACCGCGAGTACGCGAACACCACCAAGACCGACGAGGCCGCAGAAGCGGCGGAGGGCGCACTGTGA
- a CDS encoding GntR family transcriptional regulator produces the protein MTTEGVLDSLRTAAENTKHAETGTWVAERLRQAIADGLLAPGAKLAEEALREALGVSRNTLREAFATLHAERVVTRIPNRGVFVSHPTSEDIREIYRVRRLVEPAALLWGPAAPADPLKDIVRAAREAAVAGDVPRMANANQEFHRKLVARVGSERLDTLMGQVLAEMRLVFATMADDTRFHAPYIEENAKILSLLEAGKNAEAASAMTAYLDRAEEQLLAAIAA, from the coding sequence ATGACAACCGAGGGGGTTCTGGACAGCCTGCGCACCGCAGCCGAGAACACGAAGCACGCCGAAACGGGCACGTGGGTCGCGGAGCGGCTGCGGCAGGCGATCGCGGACGGCCTCCTCGCGCCGGGCGCCAAGCTCGCCGAGGAGGCACTGCGCGAGGCCCTCGGGGTGTCCCGGAACACGCTCCGCGAGGCGTTCGCGACCCTGCACGCCGAGCGCGTCGTGACGCGGATCCCCAACCGCGGGGTGTTCGTCTCGCACCCGACCTCCGAGGACATCCGGGAGATCTACCGCGTGCGGCGCCTCGTGGAGCCGGCGGCCCTCCTGTGGGGTCCCGCGGCGCCCGCGGACCCCCTCAAGGACATCGTGCGCGCGGCCCGCGAGGCCGCCGTCGCCGGCGACGTGCCCAGGATGGCCAACGCCAATCAGGAATTCCACCGCAAGCTCGTAGCCCGCGTGGGCAGCGAACGTCTCGACACCCTCATGGGGCAGGTCCTCGCGGAGATGCGCCTGGTCTTCGCCACGATGGCGGACGACACGCGTTTCCACGCACCCTACATCGAAGAGAACGCGAAGATCCTGAGCCTCCTCGAGGCCGGGAAGAACGCCGAGGCCGCGAGCGCCATGACCGCCTACCTCGACCGCGCGGAGGAACAGCTCCTCGCCGCCATCGCCGCCTGA
- a CDS encoding DUF979 domain-containing protein, translating to MINVEAVYWLIGALFIGWASLIARDENHPHRWGASSFWGLLGLCFFFGTWVQAGTAPAWILGVAVLVLVAIAATGRLKHGPAKTSSPAERVEYAAKFGNRLFIPALAIPVVTVVLVLAAPALTIGNTPILDPKNTTLVALAIGAVVAAVLAVVLLKPKNKLNPVIESRRLLESIGWAALLPQMLSTLGILFTKAGVGTAVGTLATTVMPKGSLFAGVLVYCVGMFLFTILMGNGFAAFPIMTAAIGWPVLVQEFHGDPAIVFAIGMLAGFCGTLCTPMAANFNLVPSALLEMKNKYGVITAQIGTAVPLLAVNVALMYFLAFH from the coding sequence GTGATCAACGTCGAAGCCGTCTACTGGCTCATCGGAGCCCTGTTCATTGGCTGGGCATCGCTCATTGCACGGGATGAGAACCATCCCCATCGCTGGGGAGCCTCGTCCTTCTGGGGCCTTCTCGGGCTCTGCTTCTTCTTCGGCACCTGGGTCCAGGCCGGCACGGCCCCCGCGTGGATTCTGGGCGTCGCAGTCCTCGTCCTCGTCGCCATCGCCGCCACCGGGCGCCTCAAGCACGGCCCGGCCAAGACCTCCAGCCCCGCCGAACGCGTCGAGTACGCAGCCAAGTTCGGCAACAGGCTCTTCATCCCCGCACTGGCCATACCCGTGGTCACCGTGGTCCTCGTGCTGGCGGCCCCGGCCCTGACCATCGGCAACACCCCAATCCTCGATCCCAAGAACACGACCCTCGTGGCCCTGGCCATTGGGGCCGTGGTGGCGGCCGTCCTCGCCGTCGTGCTCCTGAAGCCGAAGAACAAACTCAACCCGGTCATCGAGAGCCGCCGGCTCCTCGAGTCGATCGGCTGGGCCGCGCTCCTGCCGCAAATGCTGTCGACCCTCGGCATCCTGTTCACGAAGGCCGGCGTCGGCACCGCGGTGGGCACGCTCGCGACCACCGTCATGCCCAAGGGCTCGCTTTTCGCGGGTGTGCTCGTCTACTGCGTGGGCATGTTCCTCTTCACCATCCTCATGGGCAACGGCTTCGCGGCGTTCCCGATCATGACGGCGGCCATCGGCTGGCCGGTCCTGGTCCAGGAGTTCCACGGCGACCCGGCGATCGTGTTCGCAATCGGCATGCTCGCGGGCTTCTGCGGCACGCTCTGCACGCCCATGGCGGCGAACTTCAACCTCGTCCCGTCCGCGCTGCTCGAGATGAAGAACAAGTACGGCGTGATCACGGCCCAGATCGGCACGGCAGTGCCGCTCCTCGCGGTCAACGTCGCGCTCATGTACTTCCTCGCGTTCCACTAG
- a CDS encoding ATP-dependent DNA ligase, whose product MASQRETVQIDGRRISLSNLDKVMYPAAGTTKGDVIEYYRTVAPVMIPAVRDRPATRKRWVHGVGTADEPGEVFFQKNLDPRSTPEWVQRVTLHHRHSTNTYPLVNDLPTLIWLAQIAALEIHVPQWRAVETDTMINPDRLVIDLDPGPGAGLPECVEVALLVKPIFDDLGLASVPVTSGSKGIHLYARLDGSQEWEQVSAVARELAKSLEADHPDLVVADQKKTLREGRVLVDWSQNSGQKTTIAPYSLRGRLQPMVAAPRTWEEIGAPDLAHVRYTEMAGRLSTFGDLFAPLHPTPLNPTTLPGTHDAVGSSRPRPRASAGAPRDGARSSGEDDDGTGHAPSSAQVPTRDGDRLTAYRAKRDAAKTPEPVPPEAVSSATPRAGDAFVIHEHHARRLHWDLRLEHEGVLSSFAIPKGIPATTGRNHLAVHTEDHPLEYLTFSGTIPHGEYGAGEMSVWDTGTYEVEKWREDEIIVILHGLPGGGLESVAEGIGRAGEGVRLALIRTDTGSGSVSGGRENWLAHLMKDQAKGHWRRGALGAPDHPAETGAPAPEIAAPGARGGPPPSPMLAQAGTEGLVRDGDWAFEMKWDGIRAIVDARAEPLRLLSRNGIDQTATYPELAGLAELGPAVLDGEIVAQDARGRPDFGLLQQRMNLVGPADVERARRSVPVRIILFDLLEYEGRDLTRLPFRERRAALELLAAGGLPANVQLSPVFDGSIDHVLDASAEHGLEGVVAKRRGSAYEPGRRSGAWLKIKHTQTQEVVVAGWREGKGGREGTLGSLLVGIPDDDGVLRYAGRVGSGFTDRMLAEISGRLRPLERATSPLADIPREDTRDAHWVTPKLVAEVRYGELTSAGRLRHPVWRGWRPDKEPKDVVREA is encoded by the coding sequence ATGGCATCGCAGCGCGAGACCGTCCAGATCGACGGCCGCAGGATCAGCCTGTCCAACCTGGACAAGGTCATGTACCCGGCTGCGGGGACCACGAAGGGCGATGTCATCGAGTACTACCGGACGGTGGCGCCCGTGATGATTCCGGCCGTCCGCGACCGGCCGGCCACGCGCAAGAGGTGGGTCCACGGCGTCGGCACCGCAGACGAGCCCGGCGAGGTGTTCTTCCAGAAGAACCTCGACCCGCGGTCCACTCCCGAGTGGGTCCAGCGCGTCACGCTCCACCACCGCCATTCCACCAACACGTACCCCCTCGTCAACGACCTGCCCACGTTGATCTGGCTCGCCCAGATCGCGGCACTCGAGATCCACGTCCCGCAGTGGCGTGCAGTCGAGACCGACACGATGATCAACCCAGACCGCCTGGTAATAGACCTCGACCCGGGGCCCGGCGCAGGGCTGCCGGAGTGCGTCGAGGTCGCACTCCTCGTCAAGCCGATCTTCGATGACCTGGGCCTCGCATCCGTGCCCGTCACGAGTGGGTCCAAGGGCATCCACCTCTACGCGCGGCTCGACGGCAGCCAGGAGTGGGAGCAGGTCTCCGCCGTGGCGCGCGAGTTGGCCAAGTCCCTCGAGGCCGATCACCCCGACCTCGTGGTCGCAGACCAGAAGAAGACCCTCCGCGAGGGCCGCGTCCTCGTCGACTGGAGCCAGAACAGCGGCCAGAAGACCACCATCGCGCCGTACTCCCTCCGCGGTCGCCTCCAGCCGATGGTCGCCGCGCCTCGAACGTGGGAGGAGATCGGCGCGCCCGATCTGGCACACGTGCGCTACACCGAGATGGCGGGGCGGCTCTCGACGTTCGGGGACCTCTTCGCGCCGCTCCACCCCACACCCCTGAACCCGACCACCCTCCCCGGCACGCACGACGCCGTCGGGTCGTCTCGCCCGCGCCCGCGCGCCTCCGCGGGCGCTCCCCGCGACGGCGCGCGTTCGTCCGGCGAGGACGACGACGGTACGGGCCACGCGCCGTCGTCCGCCCAAGTCCCGACGCGGGACGGCGACCGGCTGACCGCATACCGCGCCAAGCGCGACGCGGCCAAGACCCCGGAGCCCGTGCCGCCCGAAGCTGTATCTTCGGCTACGCCACGCGCCGGCGACGCGTTCGTGATCCACGAGCACCACGCGCGGCGGCTGCACTGGGACCTGCGGCTCGAGCACGAGGGTGTGCTGTCGTCGTTCGCGATCCCGAAGGGCATCCCGGCCACAACCGGGCGGAACCATCTCGCCGTCCATACCGAGGACCATCCGCTCGAATACCTCACGTTCTCGGGCACGATCCCGCACGGCGAGTACGGCGCGGGCGAGATGTCGGTATGGGACACGGGCACGTATGAGGTTGAGAAGTGGCGCGAGGACGAGATCATCGTCATCCTGCACGGGCTGCCCGGCGGCGGCCTCGAGTCGGTGGCGGAGGGGATCGGCCGGGCGGGTGAGGGCGTGCGGCTCGCGCTCATCCGCACCGATACCGGGTCGGGCAGTGTGTCCGGTGGCAGGGAGAACTGGCTCGCGCACCTCATGAAGGACCAGGCCAAGGGCCACTGGCGGCGCGGGGCCCTCGGTGCGCCAGACCACCCAGCCGAGACCGGGGCCCCTGCGCCCGAGATCGCGGCTCCGGGCGCGCGAGGGGGGCCACCGCCGTCGCCCATGCTCGCACAGGCCGGCACCGAGGGGCTGGTGCGGGACGGAGACTGGGCGTTCGAGATGAAGTGGGACGGCATCCGTGCGATCGTGGATGCCCGGGCCGAGCCGTTGCGCCTCTTGAGCCGCAACGGGATCGACCAGACGGCCACCTACCCCGAACTCGCGGGGCTCGCGGAGCTGGGGCCCGCGGTGCTCGACGGCGAGATCGTCGCCCAGGACGCGAGGGGCCGGCCCGACTTCGGGCTCCTCCAGCAGCGGATGAACCTGGTCGGGCCGGCCGACGTCGAACGTGCCCGCCGCAGCGTCCCGGTCCGCATCATCCTGTTCGACCTCCTCGAGTACGAGGGCAGAGACCTCACACGCCTCCCGTTCCGCGAGCGCCGCGCCGCGCTCGAGCTGCTCGCCGCGGGCGGTCTGCCGGCCAACGTGCAGCTCTCCCCCGTCTTCGACGGCAGCATCGACCACGTCCTCGACGCGTCCGCCGAGCATGGCCTCGAGGGCGTGGTCGCGAAGCGGCGCGGCTCCGCCTACGAGCCCGGCCGCCGCTCGGGCGCGTGGCTCAAGATCAAGCACACCCAGACCCAGGAGGTGGTGGTCGCCGGCTGGCGGGAGGGCAAGGGCGGCCGTGAGGGGACGCTCGGCTCCCTCCTCGTGGGCATCCCGGACGACGACGGCGTGCTGCGGTACGCGGGGCGGGTCGGCTCGGGCTTCACGGACCGCATGCTCGCCGAGATCTCAGGACGCCTGCGGCCCCTCGAGCGCGCGACGAGTCCCCTGGCGGACATCCCGCGCGAGGACACCCGGGATGCCCACTGGGTCACCCCGAAGCTCGTCGCCGAGGTGCGGTACGGCGAGCTGACGTCCGCGGGCCGGCTGCGCCACCCGGTGTGGCGGGGGTGGCGGCCGGACAAGGAGCCCAAGGACGTGGTCCGGGAGGCGTGA
- a CDS encoding DUF2891 family protein: MGDSPGVPTAPSPSDRLPEGPFPDGLFPHAAGRCAAVVLDNLARPYPYAAHHVRRSAEDTAMPGELHPAFGTSFDWHSSVHMHWLGVSVLGSGQLESEAAEQLRTALGANLTQEKLAVEAAYLAANPTWERPYGWAWLVRLAAACAVSHDAEVRGWAVHLGGCVDTVEGLVVAWLDKAEYPVRHGLHTNSAFGLAWLVDAFRTLGRDDAAAACEAAARRWFADDAGWAAEWELSGQDFLSAGLSEADLMARVLSPAEFAAWLDRFLPNLAAGSRMLTPVGVTDETDGYMVHLHGLNLTRSGQLARVVAVLRSGRAGGTHDGGSPAPAAGSPEAVLAAAVRPLFEAGLRGLDSGDFMSTHWLASFAWDAAESIGALDPA; encoded by the coding sequence ATGGGCGACTCCCCCGGCGTGCCCACCGCGCCGTCCCCCTCGGACCGCTTACCCGAGGGCCCGTTCCCTGACGGCCTCTTCCCGCATGCGGCGGGCCGCTGTGCCGCCGTCGTGCTAGACAACCTCGCACGGCCCTATCCCTACGCGGCGCACCACGTGCGGCGATCCGCCGAGGACACAGCCATGCCCGGCGAGCTGCACCCCGCCTTCGGGACCTCGTTCGACTGGCACTCGTCGGTGCACATGCACTGGCTCGGCGTGAGCGTGCTGGGCTCGGGGCAGCTCGAGTCCGAGGCGGCCGAGCAGCTCCGCACCGCGCTCGGCGCCAACCTCACGCAGGAGAAGCTCGCCGTTGAGGCCGCCTACCTCGCGGCGAACCCCACGTGGGAGCGGCCGTATGGGTGGGCGTGGCTCGTGCGCCTCGCCGCCGCGTGCGCCGTCTCGCACGACGCCGAGGTGCGCGGCTGGGCGGTGCACCTCGGCGGATGCGTGGACACGGTCGAGGGGCTCGTGGTCGCGTGGCTCGACAAGGCGGAGTACCCGGTGCGGCACGGCCTTCACACCAACTCGGCGTTCGGCCTCGCGTGGCTCGTGGACGCGTTCCGGACGCTGGGCCGGGACGACGCCGCGGCCGCCTGCGAGGCCGCCGCCCGCCGTTGGTTCGCCGACGACGCCGGCTGGGCCGCCGAGTGGGAGCTCTCCGGCCAGGACTTCCTGTCTGCCGGCCTGAGCGAGGCCGACCTGATGGCCCGGGTCCTCTCTCCCGCCGAGTTCGCCGCCTGGCTCGACCGGTTCCTGCCCAACCTGGCCGCTGGCTCGCGGATGCTCACACCCGTGGGCGTTACCGACGAGACCGACGGCTACATGGTCCACCTCCACGGCCTCAACCTGACCCGCTCAGGACAGCTCGCGCGCGTGGTGGCTGTGCTCCGATCGGGGCGAGCGGGCGGAACGCACGACGGCGGCAGCCCGGCTCCCGCCGCGGGCTCGCCCGAGGCCGTGCTCGCCGCGGCTGTCCGACCACTGTTCGAGGCCGGGCTCAGGGGCCTCGACAGCGGCGACTTCATGTCCACGCACTGGCTCGCGAGCTTCGCCTGGGACGCGGCAGAATCAATCGGCGCCCTCGACCCAGCCTGA
- a CDS encoding acetyl/propionyl/methylcrotonyl-CoA carboxylase subunit alpha, with the protein MRKVLIANRGEIAVRIARACDDAGLESVGVYADQDADAVHVTACTEAYALGGTSPAETYLDMAKILSVAERSGADAVHPGYGFLSENARFAQAVLDAGLAWIGPSPRTIRLLGDKVSAREVAVRAGAPLAPGSDGPVANAAEVRQFVAEHGLPVAIKAAFGGGGRGLKVARTMEEIDESFDSAVRESRAAFGREECFVEKFLDRPRHVEAQILADTHGNVIVVGTRDCSLQRRHQKLVEEAPAPFLSTEQRARIHESAKAICREAGYVGAGTVEYLLDAHGTISFLEVNTRLQVEHPITEETSGIDLVAAQLRIAAGGVLPILTDPEPRGHSIEFRINAEDPGRGFLPAPGTVERFAAPTGPGIRVDSGVRDGSTIPGQFDSLLAKLVVTGADRRQALRRARRALAEFEIRGLATVLPFHRAVVDSPAFSADGDADEFSVYTTWIESEFMDELAASPEFTAPRTQDAGRRTFAIDLDGKRITLGLPASLLAGLASAASGSAASDAAHDGAASSREDVTGAELTAEMGGTVVKWLVAPGTAVAAGEGIVVLEAMKMETTVAAHRPGTVGEPAAAAGDAVVPGTVLTTIHAG; encoded by the coding sequence ATGCGTAAAGTCCTCATCGCCAACCGCGGCGAGATCGCCGTCCGCATCGCCCGAGCCTGCGACGACGCCGGCCTCGAGAGCGTCGGCGTCTACGCGGATCAGGACGCCGACGCCGTCCACGTCACCGCGTGCACCGAGGCGTACGCCCTGGGCGGGACCTCGCCGGCGGAGACGTACCTCGACATGGCCAAGATCCTCTCGGTCGCCGAGCGGTCCGGCGCCGACGCCGTCCACCCGGGCTACGGCTTCCTGTCGGAGAACGCCCGGTTCGCCCAGGCCGTGCTCGACGCCGGGCTCGCCTGGATCGGCCCGTCGCCCCGGACCATCCGTCTCCTCGGGGACAAGGTGAGTGCACGCGAGGTCGCCGTGCGGGCGGGCGCGCCGCTCGCTCCGGGCAGCGACGGGCCCGTGGCCAATGCGGCAGAAGTCCGCCAGTTCGTTGCGGAGCATGGTCTCCCGGTGGCGATCAAGGCGGCGTTCGGCGGCGGCGGCCGCGGCCTCAAGGTCGCCAGGACCATGGAGGAGATCGACGAGTCCTTCGACTCCGCCGTGCGCGAGTCCCGCGCCGCGTTCGGGCGCGAGGAGTGCTTCGTGGAGAAGTTCCTCGACCGCCCGCGGCACGTCGAGGCCCAGATCCTCGCGGACACGCACGGCAACGTGATCGTCGTCGGCACCCGCGACTGCTCCCTCCAACGGCGGCACCAGAAGCTCGTCGAGGAGGCCCCCGCGCCGTTCCTGAGCACGGAGCAGCGGGCGCGCATCCACGAATCCGCCAAGGCGATCTGCCGCGAGGCGGGGTACGTGGGCGCGGGCACCGTCGAGTACCTCCTCGACGCGCACGGCACCATCAGCTTCCTCGAGGTCAACACGCGCCTCCAGGTGGAGCACCCGATCACGGAGGAGACCTCGGGGATCGACCTCGTGGCTGCCCAGCTGCGGATCGCCGCCGGCGGTGTGCTCCCCATCCTGACGGACCCGGAACCGCGCGGCCACTCGATCGAGTTCCGCATCAATGCCGAGGACCCGGGCCGCGGCTTCCTGCCCGCTCCTGGCACCGTGGAGCGGTTCGCGGCCCCGACAGGCCCGGGGATCCGCGTCGATTCCGGCGTCCGCGACGGCTCGACCATTCCGGGGCAGTTCGACTCGCTCCTGGCCAAGCTCGTGGTCACGGGCGCCGACCGCCGGCAGGCCCTGCGCCGGGCTCGTCGCGCGCTGGCCGAGTTCGAGATCCGCGGCCTCGCGACGGTCCTGCCGTTCCACCGGGCGGTCGTCGACTCCCCGGCGTTCAGCGCCGATGGCGATGCCGATGAATTCAGCGTGTACACGACGTGGATCGAGTCCGAGTTCATGGACGAGCTCGCGGCCAGCCCCGAGTTCACGGCACCCCGCACCCAGGACGCGGGCCGGCGCACGTTCGCGATCGATCTCGACGGCAAGCGGATCACGCTGGGCCTGCCGGCATCGCTGCTCGCGGGCCTCGCCTCGGCCGCGTCCGGCTCCGCAGCCTCGGACGCCGCGCACGACGGCGCCGCCTCCTCGCGCGAGGACGTCACCGGTGCAGAGCTCACCGCAGAGATGGGCGGGACCGTGGTCAAGTGGCTCGTAGCTCCCGGCACTGCGGTGGCCGCGGGCGAGGGCATCGTGGTGCTTGAGGCCATGAAGATGGAGACCACGGTGGCTGCGCACCGGCCCGGCACGGTCGGTGAGCCTGCCGCGGCGGCGGGCGACGCTGTCGTTCCCGGCACCGTCCTGACGACGATCCACGCCGGTTGA
- a CDS encoding carboxyltransferase domain-containing protein, with translation MTALSGAPSTPGTESRADPIISLRAAGDRAVLVELRTLGGVLALTSHLAAAEHAGDIDVVDVVAAATTVLIVAESASAVARAAAYVRSLHLEDAAHTPGRLVRITTVYDGADLDELAQLAGLSPEALVASHSGTVWDAAFGGFAPGFTYLTHDAAPSVPRRTSPRTVVPAGSVALAGAYSAVYPGESPGGWQLIGHTDAVMWDLSREDPALVQPGDRVQFVPVRESTSLAATAADGGLVQGAGPSQPAEPNTSGERGPAEASRPAEAGLVVVRPGMQTTIQDLGRPGRAALGVSPAGALDRGALRQANRIAGNAPGDPALEVLLGGLELRAASDQVLAVTGARVPLRITAAPAAVVEPEAPTGADGPETPQARAKDPSTVREAPLDTPFALLAGETLSLGIATEGLRAYVAVRGGINAPLVLGSASTDSLSGIGPAPLAEGQTLRVRPMLGAHVVGLPEVPRPLPGGAMGGATVLRVLPGPREDWFTDASARAFFGQEWTVTPQSNRVGLRLDGAPLERAREGELTSEGTVRGSVQVPANGLPVLFLADAPVTGGYPVIGVVVSADLDLAAQLPPGATVRFVPLTSSEGTSHA, from the coding sequence GTGACGGCCCTCAGCGGTGCCCCCAGCACCCCCGGGACCGAATCGCGCGCGGACCCGATCATCAGCCTGCGCGCCGCGGGCGACCGCGCGGTACTCGTCGAACTGCGGACCCTCGGCGGCGTCCTCGCCCTCACGTCCCACCTCGCCGCGGCCGAGCACGCCGGTGACATCGACGTCGTCGACGTGGTGGCCGCCGCGACCACGGTGCTGATCGTCGCGGAGTCCGCGAGCGCCGTCGCCCGCGCCGCCGCCTACGTCCGTTCACTGCACCTCGAGGACGCGGCGCACACCCCGGGACGTCTCGTGCGCATCACGACCGTCTACGACGGGGCCGACCTCGACGAGCTCGCCCAGCTCGCAGGCCTCTCCCCCGAAGCGCTCGTCGCCTCGCACAGCGGCACGGTGTGGGACGCGGCGTTCGGCGGCTTCGCGCCCGGGTTCACCTACCTGACGCACGACGCCGCGCCCTCGGTCCCGCGGCGCACCTCGCCGCGCACGGTGGTACCGGCAGGCTCGGTGGCGCTCGCCGGCGCCTATTCCGCCGTGTACCCGGGGGAGTCGCCCGGCGGATGGCAGCTCATCGGTCACACCGACGCGGTCATGTGGGACCTCTCGCGCGAGGACCCCGCCCTCGTCCAGCCCGGCGACAGGGTCCAGTTCGTCCCGGTCCGGGAGAGTACTTCGCTCGCGGCCACCGCCGCGGACGGCGGGCTTGTGCAGGGTGCGGGCCCCTCGCAGCCCGCAGAGCCCAACACTTCTGGCGAGCGAGGGCCCGCCGAGGCGAGCCGGCCAGCAGAGGCGGGGCTCGTCGTCGTGCGCCCCGGCATGCAGACCACGATCCAGGACCTCGGGCGGCCCGGCCGCGCGGCGCTCGGCGTGAGCCCGGCGGGGGCGCTCGACCGTGGCGCGCTGCGGCAGGCCAACCGGATCGCGGGCAACGCGCCCGGCGACCCCGCACTCGAGGTCCTCCTCGGGGGACTCGAGCTGCGCGCCGCGTCGGACCAGGTCCTCGCGGTCACGGGCGCCCGGGTTCCGCTGCGCATCACGGCGGCCCCCGCCGCGGTCGTCGAGCCCGAGGCGCCCACGGGGGCGGACGGACCAGAGACCCCTCAAGCGCGCGCCAAAGACCCCTCAACCGTGAGGGAGGCGCCGTTGGACACGCCGTTCGCGCTCCTCGCGGGCGAGACGCTGAGCCTCGGCATCGCCACCGAGGGGCTGAGGGCGTACGTCGCGGTGCGCGGCGGCATCAACGCGCCTCTGGTCCTCGGCAGTGCGAGCACCGACTCCCTCTCCGGGATCGGCCCTGCCCCGCTCGCGGAGGGCCAGACCCTCCGCGTCCGGCCGATGCTCGGCGCGCACGTCGTCGGTCTCCCCGAGGTCCCCCGTCCGCTTCCGGGCGGGGCTATGGGCGGCGCCACGGTGCTGCGTGTGCTCCCCGGGCCTCGCGAGGACTGGTTCACGGATGCCTCGGCCCGCGCGTTCTTCGGGCAGGAATGGACCGTCACGCCGCAGTCGAACCGCGTCGGGCTCCGGCTCGACGGCGCACCCCTCGAGCGAGCCCGCGAGGGCGAGCTCACGAGCGAGGGCACGGTACGCGGCTCGGTGCAGGTCCCTGCGAACGGCCTGCCGGTGCTGTTCCTCGCCGACGCGCCGGTGACCGGCGGATACCCGGTGATCGGCGTCGTCGTGAGCGCCGACCTCGACCTCGCCGCCCAACTCCCTCCCGGCGCCACGGTGCGCTTTGTCCCCCTGACCAGCTCCGAAGGAACCTCTCATGCGTAA